ATGGGCCAGGCCCTCAAGCGCAAGGAAGACCCGCGCTTTATCACCGGGACCGGGCACTACACCGACGACTTCACGCTGCCGGGGACGCTGCACGCGGCGATGGTCCGCAGCCCCTACGCGCACGCGCGGATCACGAACATCGACAGGAGCAGCGTGGAGGGGCTGCCCGGCGTGGTGGCCGTGCTGACGGGCGAGGATGTGGAGGCGGCGGGCGTCGGCCCCATCCCGGTCGGGTGGCTGCTGCCCGACCTGAAGGTGCCCGCCCACCACGCCATCGCGCGGGGCGAGGTGAACCACGTCGGGGACATCGTGGCGGCGGTGATCGCCGAGACGCGGGCACAGGCGGAGGACGCCGCCGCGCTGCTGGCCGTGGAGTATGAAGCCCTTCCCTCCGTGGCGCTGGGCAGTGCGGCCCTGGAGCAGGGATCGCCGCAGGTTCACGACGATGTCCCCGGCAATGTCGCCTTCCGGTGGGAGATCGGGGACGAGGCGGCGCTGAACGAGGCCTTCAACCGGGCGTACAAGACGGTGAAGGTGAAGCTCAGGAATCACCGCCTGATCCCCAACGCCATCGAGCCGCGCGCCTCACTGGCGCAGTTCACGCCCGCCAGCGGGGAATACCTGCTCTACACCACCTCCCAGAACCCGCATATCCACCGCCTGATCCTGGCGGCCTTCGTGATGGGCATCCCCGAACACAAGCTGCGGGTGATCAGCCCGGACGTGGGCGGGGGCTTCGGCTCCAAGATCTTCCAGTACCAGGAAGAAGTGATCGTGATGCTGGCTTCGCAGAAGCTCGGCAAGCCGGTCAAGTGGGCCGCGCGGCGCAGCGAGAGCTTCGTCAGCGACATGCAGGGCCGTGACCACGAGTCCGAAGCTGAGCTGGCGGTGGACGAGAACGGCAAGATGCTGGGCCTGCGCGTGAACACGGTCGCCAACCTGGGCGCGTACCTGACCCTCTTCGCGCCCGCCGTGCCGACCTACCTGTACGGCACACTGCTCAACGGCGTGTACAAGTTCCCGGCCATTCACGCGAAGGTCACGGGTGTGGTCACCAACACCATCCCGGTGGACGCCTACCGGGGCGCGGGCCGTCCGGAAGCGACGTACCTGCTCGAGCGCACCGTGGACGTGATGGCCCACGAACTCGGGATGGACCCCGCCGAGTTCCGCCGCATCAACTTCATCCAGCCCGGCGAGTTCCCGTACCAGACGCCGGTCGCGCTGGTCTACGACTCCGGCAACTACGAACCCGCGCTCGACAAGGCGCTGGAGATGATGCACTACCGCGAGCTGCGCGAGGAGCAGGAGCGGCGCAAGGGGACAAACAACATCCTGGGCGTGGGCCTGATTTCCTTCCTGGAAGCCTGCGGCCTGGCGCCCTCCGCGCTGGTCGGGCAACTGGGGGCGCAGGCGGGGCAGTGGGAAAGCTCGCTGGTGCGTGTCCACCCGACCGGCAAGGTGGAGCTGTACACCGGCTCGCATAGCCACGGGCAGGGCCATGAAACCGCCTTCCCGCAGATCGCCGCCGACGAACTCCAGATTCCCATCGAGGACATCGAGCTGATCCACGGCGACACCGGCCGGATGCCCTACGGCTGGGGTACCTACGGCAGCCGCTCGGCGGCGGTCGGCGGCAGCGCCCTGAAAGTGGCCCTGGGCAAGGTCAAGGCCAAGGCCAAGAAGATCGCCGCGCACCTGCTCGAAGTCTCCGAGGAGGACATCGAACATGAAGGCGGCGTGTTCCGGGTGAAGGGGGCGCCCTCCCAGCAGAAGACCTTCTTCGACGTGGCCCTGATGGCGTACCTCGCTCACAGCCTGCCCGACGGGATGGAGCCGGGGCTGGAAGCGACCGCCTTCTACGATCCCAAGAACTTCGTGTATCCCTTTGGAACGCATATCGCGGTGGTCGAGATCGACACCGACACCGGCAAGGTGAAGCTGCGCGGCTACGGCTCCGTGGACGACTGTGGCCCCCTGATCAACCCGCTGATCGTTGAGGGACAGGTGCACGGCGGTATCGCGCAGGGCGCCGGGCAGGCCCTCTGGGAAGAGGCCGCCTACGACGACGACGGCAACCTCCTGGCCGGGACGTTCATGGAATACGCCGTGCCCCGTGCCGACGACCTCCCCAACTTCCAGACGGGGCACACCGTCACCCCCAGCCCCCACAATCCCCTCGGCGTGAAGGGCATCGGGGAGGCGGGCACCATTGCCAGCACCGCCGCCGTCGCCAACGCCGTGATGGACGCCCTCTGGCACGAGTACGGCATCAAGCACCTCGACATGCCCTACACCAGCGAGAAGGTCTGGCGCGCGATTCGGGAAGCGCGCGGGGGGATGGGGCAGGCGGCGGACGATTGAAGAGGATCTAGACGGTCAAACGGTCTAACCGTCGAACGGCAGCGCCTCTTTTGGCCGTTAGACCGTCAGACGGTTAGACGCCGACCGAAGGGAGGCACACATGTACCCAGCCAATTTCGACTATCAGAAGGCTACCAGCGTCGCTGAGGCGCTGGCGATGATGGCGGCCAATCCCGATGTGAAGGTGATCGCGGGGGGCCACTCGCTGCTCCCGGCCATGAAGCTGCGGCTGGCGCAGCCGCCCGCTCTGCTCGACGTGTGGGGCATCGAGGAACTGAAGGGCATCCGGCGCGAGGGGGACTGGTTCGTGGTGGGCGCGATGACCACGCACGCGGACGTATTGCGTTCTGACCTGCCGCTCTTTCCCGAGGTGGCCTACGAGGTCGGGGACCCGATGGTCCGCAACCGGGGCACCATCGGCGGGTCGCTGGCGCACGCCGACCCCAGCGCGGACTACCCGGCGGCGGCCCTCGCCCTTGGCGCGGAGTTCGTGATCCGTGGGCCACAGGGCGAGCGCGTCGTCCCCGCCGATCAGATGTTCCTGGGCATGTTCGAGAGCGCGGTGCAGCCTGGCGAACTCCTGACCCACATCCGCATTCCGGCCACGGTCCAGGCGAGCGCCTACGAGAAGTTCAAGCACCCGGCCAGCCACTACGCGATTGTCGGCGTGGCCGTCGTCCGGGACGCGAACGGCCAGATTCGCGCCGCCTACACTGGGGCGGGCGAGAAGGCCGAGCGCCTGCCCACGCTGGAAGAACGCCTCAACAGCGGTCAGCCGGTCGGAACGGGACTGGTGGACCCGGGCAATCTCCTCGGTGACCGCTTCGCCAGCCCCGAGTACCGCGCCCATCTGGTGGACGTGCTGGCGGAGCGGGCAGCGGCGCGGGTGTAGGGGAGCGTTCAACTATCAGCCAAAAAAGAAGGTGGGGCACTCTGGCTGGAGTAGCCCACCTTCCTCTTTTTCCACGAACGCCTAACCACTCACCCCTTCACTCGTGCTCGTGCATCCCCGCCGCGTGCGCGTGCCCGTGTTCCAGTTCCTCGGGCGTGGCGTCGCGGACGTTCCGCACGGTCACGTCGAAGTTGAGGACCTGTCCGGCCAGCGGGGGGTTGAAGTCCACCTGCACCTGGTCACCCTCGACGCCCACGACGGTGAAGGGCAGCACGCTGCCGTCTTCGGCCTGGGCGTAGTAGGTGGCGCCCACCTCCACCTCGTCGTCGAAGTCGCTGCGGTCTAGGGTTTCGACGTTGTCCTCGTCGCGCTCGCCGTAGCCGTCCTCGGGCTGGACGGTCACGTGCAGGCTGTCCCCGGCCTTCTTGCCTTCCAGAGCGCGTTCCAGGCCCGGGATGATGTTGCTGTGGCCGTGCAGGTAGACGAGGGGATCGCCCGGCTCGCTGCGGTCCACGACCTCGCCGTCCACCTTGAGCACGTAATCGAGTTCGACGACCTTGTCCTGGGTGATGTTCATGTGCGTTCTCCGTTCCTTGAGGGCTTCGGGAAATCTCGGGCTTGCCCTAGGAGTCTACCCTCTCATCTGCCGGTAAGCGGGATGCCACGCCTGACCCAACGCTTAACCGATGGAGCTGTCCCGCCTGGGCCTATGCTGCCCCTATGACCTCCATCCGCCCCGACTTCCCCATGCACGTCAGCGTTCAGCAGGCGCGCGCGCTGCTGGCCGCGCTGCTGCCCGACCCCGGGACCGAAACCGTACCGCTGGCCCGGGCACGCGGGCGAACCCTGGCCGCCGACCTTCAGGCCCTCGTCAGCCACCCCAGTGCCACCGAGAGTGCTCTCGACGGCATCGCCACCCGGGAGGCGGATACGCTGACCGCCACGCCCGGCGCACCCGTCCGGCTCCGGGTGGTGGGGGAGAGCCGGGCGGGCGTGCCCTTCGTGGGGACGGTCGGCTCCGGCGAGTGCGTCCGGATTTACACAGGTGCGCCCCTCCCGAGCGGCACGGACGCCATCGGTCCGGTCGAGCAGCTCAGGGATGACGGCCCGGACCATGTCCTGCTCGCCCGGCCCGCCAGTGCGGCGGACGTGCGGCAGGAGGGCGGCGATTTCCGGGTGGGGGAGGCCGTGCTGCGGCCGGGTGTCCTGCTGACTCCAGCTCGTGTGGCGCTGGCGGCAGCCCTCGGTCACGCTGAGGTTCCGGTCCGCCGCCGCCCGCGGGTCGCGCTCCTCTCCACGGGAGACGAGGTGATCGAACCCGGGCGGCCTCTCCGGCCCGGCCAGGTGTACGACAGCAACCGCTACGGGCTGCACGCGATGCTGGAAGAGTGCGGCTGTGAGGTGCTGCCCCTCGGCCACGCGCCAGACAGCCCGGAGGCACTCGCGCGGGCCATCGAGGCGGCGGGAGGGGCGGACGTACTACTCACCAGCGGGGGCGTGAGCATGGGCCGCTATGACTTCATGCGGGATCTGCTCTTGGAGCGGGGCCGGGTCGCCTTCTGGAAGGTGCGGATGCGGCCCGGCGGACCCGCGCTGCTGGGCGGCTGGAATGGCCTCCCCGTGTTCGGCCTGCCGGGCAATCCGGTCAGCAGCCTGGTCGTGTTTCAGGTGATCGTCCGCCCGGCGCTGACGGGGCAACCGGTGCAGACGCTCCGGCTGCGTGCGGCCACACCCTTTCGCGGCCTGCCGGACAAGACCGCCTTCTGGCGCGGGGTTCTGCGCGAGGGGCAGGTGTATGACTACGGGAAGCAGGGGAGCGGGGTGCTGCGGTCGCTGAGTGACGCGAATGCGCTGGTGGTGGTGCCGGAGGGGGGAGCGGTGCAGGCGGGGGAGGAGGTGGAGGTGATCCTGCTGTAGGAGCTTTCAGCCGTCAGCCGTAGGGGACATGAGCTTTGAGGCTGAGCCGGATGGCGAGCACAAATGCTCTGGTGTTCTGATGGATTCAGACCTCAGAGGTTATGGCTCCAAGCCCTCCTTGCTGACGGCTGATTGCTGAAAGCTGACCGCTCCCTACAACAGCGCCCGGTGGTCTGCCAGCATGCAGCGGTCCTGAATCACGTCGATGCCGTGCTGGGTGAGGGTGCGGGCGGTGGCCTCGTCGCGGATGCCCAGTTGCATCCACACGACTTTCGGCGGGGGGCGCATGTTCAGGATGTCGTTCAGGTGGTCGCGCACCTTGTCGCTGCGGCGGAAAATCTCCACCACGTCTACGGGCACGGTGATCTCGGCCAGAGTGGCCACCGCCCTGTGGCCGAAGAAGCTCTGGCCGCGGGCCGCCAGCGCCGGGTTCACGGGGATGATGGTGTAGCCCTGACGGTGCATGTACTCCGGCACGTAATAGGCGGGCTTCATCGGGTCGTGGTGAAAGCCGACCACCGCGATGACCTTGTTCTCCTTCAGGACACGAACCACGTCTCGGGACTGCTGAAGCTGCGTCATGCGTTTCCTCCCAGGTAGGCATAAGCGGTATGGGCGGCGTCCAGCGTCGCGTTCAGTTCCGCGCCGGTATGGGCGGCACTGACGAAAATGCTCTCGAATTGAGAGGGCGCCCAGTAGATGCCCTGACCAAGCATCTGCTGGAACCAGGCGGCAAAGGCCCCGGTATCGCTGCGCGCCGCGTCCGTATAGGTGCGGATGGAGCCGTCCGGTGCTTCCTGATGAAAGGCCGTCAGCATCGAACCGATCTGGTTCACGCTGAGGGGCACGCCCGCTCTCTGCGCCGCTGCCTTCAGGCCCGCGGCCAGTTCCGCCGTGTAGGCTTCCAGCCGCGTGTAGATGCCGGGGTCACCCTCCAGCACCTCCAGCGTGGCGAGGCCCGCCGCCATCGCCAGGGGGTTCCCGCTCAGGGTGCCCGCCTGGTACACCGGCCCCTGGGGCGAGACGAAGTCCATCACGTCCGCGCGCCCACCGTAGGCGCCCACCGGCAGGCCGCCGCCGATGATCTTGCCCCAGCAGGTCAGGTCGGGCGTCAGGCCCAGCAGGCCCGTCGCGCCGCGCAGCGAGAGGCGGAAGCCGGTCATCACCTCGTCCACGATCAGGAGGGCGCCCCGGTCGCGGACACGGTGCAGGGCGGCCAGGAATTCCGGCGTGGGAATCAGCACGCCCGCATTGCCCACCACCGGCTCGAAGATCACCGCCGCGATCTCGTGGCCGCGCTCCGCCAGCAGGGCGTCCAGCGCCGCAGGGGCGTTGTACTCGCTGACCAGCGTCAGCCGGGCGTATTCCTCGGGCACACCCGCGCTGCTGGGGGCGGCCTGGCCCAGCGTCCCTTCCGTGTTCGTCAGCAGGCCGCTGCCTGCCTCCACCAGCAGGCCGTCGGCGTGGCCGTGGTAGTTGCCGCGGAACTTCACGATGTACTTGCGTCCGGTAAAGCCCCGGGCCAGCCGCAGGGCGCTCATGGTGGCCTCGGTGCCGCTGTTCACGAAGCGCACGCGGTCCACCCCGGTTAGGCGCGTGACCGTCTCGGCCAGGCGCACCTCGCCATCACTGGGGGCGCCGAAGCTGGTGCCGCGCGTGAGGGCCGCCGCGACCGCCTCCCGCACCGCCGGGTGATCGTGGCCCAGGATCATCGGTCCCCAGGAGCCGATGTAGTCCAGCAGGCGGTTGCCGTCCACGTCCGTCAGGTACGCGCCGTGGGCCTCGCGGATGAAGCGCGGGGTGCCGCCCACGCTCTTGAAGGCGCGGACCGGGCTGTTCACGCCGCCGGGGGTCACGGCCTTGGCGCGGGCGAACAGCGCCTCGGACCGGGTGGTGGAAGGAAGGGACTGCGTCGTCATGCCGCCCACCTTACGGCAACCTGATGAGGGCACGCGGGGAGGGAAGCGACACTTTGGGTGGGTGCCGAGGTGAAAGGCCTGACCCCCGCTGAGGACGCCTGCTCCGCTGACGTATCCGGCTTCGCTGCCCTGCCTGCCCTACTCGAAGGCCCCGGGGTCGCGGCCCGGAAGACTGACACGAGAAAAGCAGGGAAAGCCCCAGCGTTCGCGTTCCCTGCGGATGGCTGCCCCTAGAGCCCCAGCAGCCCCAACGCCGCCGTCTCGGTCAACTCGGTGCGGTAAGGCGCGACCAGGGCGCGTTCTTCGGGGGTGGCGGTCTGGACGGTGGTGTTCAGGTCGGGGAAGCGGCCCTGCTGGAGCGCCTCGGCGGCGCGGGCGAAGTCCACATTGGGGACGCCCAGGGCACGGTTCACGGTGCTGCGGATGACCGCGTAGCGTTCGGGGCTGAGGCCTTCGCGGGCCAGGGCGGCGGCCTCGGCCTGACGGGCGCGGCCAATGGCGCTGCCCGCGTCGCGCAGCACACCGACGACCGTCAGGACATTGGGCGTTTGCCCGTTCTGGATTTCGGTCCAGACCTGCTGGAGGCCCGTGAAACTATCTCCCAGCGCGGTCCGGATATCGCGGCGCACTCGCACGAACCGCTGCACGTCCGCCTGGGTGACCGGCGCGTTCACGTTGCCGGTGGGCGTGGGCGGGGTGACGGTGCCGTTGCCGGGCAGAGTGGGTGACGCTGTGCCTGTCCCGCTGCCTGTCTGGGTCTGCGTTTGCGTCTGCGTCTGGGCGGGCGTGCGCCAGGACTCCAGAAAGGCCCGGGCGGGCTGGATCACCAGGAACCACGCCAGCGCCCCCAGCACCACCAGCACCAGCAGGGTGCCGCCCCCACACCCCAGGCAACCGCAACCCGTTCCACGTCGTCTCATGCCTCCAGAGTACGAGGGGAGGGGGGACGGGGTTCCCGGCGGAAAGGCACCGCCCATTGGGTTGACACAGTGGGTTGACACGGACCCCACGGGCGCCCTTAAATACGGATGTTTTCTCCCTGAGCGAGTGATGAGCGTGGTTCTGCCCGGCTGTGCGTCTGTGCCCAGCCCGCCTTCCCCTTCTTTTGCTGGAGGCCTCATGACCGGTACGAAGAGCCGTTGGTCCGTCCGTCCCGTCCACGCCCTGACCCTGCTCGGCTGCGGCCTGGCGCTGGCCAGTTGCAGTACCACGCCCACGCCCGCCGCCGAGACACGCGCGCAGGACACGCGGACCTTCAAGGCGGTGGAGCCAACCCTTGCCTCGGTGCCCGGCGCGACCCTCTACAAGGGGCAGTACGCGGGGCTTCAGGGGCCAGCGAGTTACCTGATCGAGGTGCCGGACAACTGGAACGGCACGCTGGTGATGTACGCGCACGGCTACGCGGGCACGGGCGAGAACCTGACGGTCGGGCCCCCCTCCATCCGCCAGTCCCTGCTTAGCCAGGGGTACGCCTGGGCGGCCAGCAGCTATTCCGCCAACTACTACGACGTGCGGGCCGGGGTGGAGGACACCAACGCGCTGGCGCTGGCCTTCGGCAGCCTGACGGGCGGAAAGTACGCCGCGCCGAGCAAGTACCTGATCATGGGCGTGTCGATGGGCGGGCATATCGCCGGGGCCGCCGTCGAGAAGGAAACGCTCGACAACGAGCGCAACAAGGTCAATTACGCCGCCGCCCTGCCACTGTGCGGCGTGATGGACGAGGAGTACGAGTTCCAGTGGCTGGGCGACTACACGCTGGCCGCCGCGCAACTCGCCGGGCTGGGTGCCCAGAGCTACCCGCAGTCCGACTACCAGGCCATCTTGCCCGACATCAAGGCCGCGCTGTTCACCGACACGTCTGGCCCCATCTGGCAGGAAAACGCCGGGCAGGGCACGAAGCTGCGCGAGATCGCCCGCAACCTCACCGGCGGGAACCGTCCCGTCTTCGAGCAGGGCTTCCGCCTCGCGGCCTACCAGAACGCGGTGTTCAGCACGGGCGGCTCCGACGGGACGGTGAACGGCATCCTGAACAAGAACTATTACGGCAACGTGGGTGTCATGTACCGCTGGACGACCGGGGCCACCCCCACGCCCGCCGAGGTGGCTTTCAACAACGCCATCCTGCGGGTGAAGGCCGATCCGAACGCGAATGCCGCGCGTCCCGGCGGCCTGCGCTGGATTCCCCGCATCAACGGTGAATTCAGCGTGCCGGTGCTGACCATGCACACCCTGGGCGACTTCTACGTGCCGTTCGCGCATCAGCAGAAGTACCGCCTGGCCGCGCTGGCGAACGGCAACGGCGACCGCCTGGTGCAGCGGGCCATCCGCGCGGCCGGGCACTGCGAGTTCACCGGGCCTGAGATCGTGGAGGCGTTCAACGATCTGGTGACCTGGCAGAAAACGGGGGTGAAGCCTGCCGGGGACGATGTGCTGACCCCGGCCACCGTCGCTGATCCCAACTACGGCTGCCGCTTCACTCGCGGCGTGCGGACTGGTGTGGCGGCCTGCCCGCCCACACCCTGACAGGAAGGGTTCGGAGAAGGAGGGGCGGGTGGGAGGCAGCCCCTTCTCTCTGTGCGGCAAGTTGGAAAGGCGGGCTGCCCTGGTGGGGCGGTAGAGTTGGAAGGCATTCCCCCCACCCCCCAGCCCCCTCCCCCCCGCCGGGGGCAGGGGGAGCTTTCCGCTGCGCTCGGCAAAGGGGGACTCGTTGAGCGGCGGCTTTGTGTTGGGCAGTGACGGTTCCTGCCTGGAACTTGTTGATCTCCACCGGGCGGCTGCGGGCCTGCGGCCCAAAAGCTCCTGTGCTAGGCCTGCACACTGGGAAGGTGGAACTTGGCCATCCCCTCCAGAATTTTGAAAAGACAAACGATAGGGCGCTTCAGCTTTGGCTGGGGTCAAGGCGTCTTGCGTTTGCTGCTCCTCCCCCCTTGCGGGGGAGGCTGGGAGGGGGGTGGCAGCCGCCAGGCTGCCCTCAAAACGGGCCAGGCATTCGGTCATCCATTGGCCTCTCTATGCCCGGCCCGTTCACCCCCACCCAACCTCCCCCCTCAAGGGGGAGGAGTTTCTTTATCGCTCCACACGTCGTTTCTTCTTGATCAGAGACT
The window above is part of the Deinococcus metallilatus genome. Proteins encoded here:
- a CDS encoding xanthine dehydrogenase family protein molybdopterin-binding subunit; protein product: MTERTDKYMGQALKRKEDPRFITGTGHYTDDFTLPGTLHAAMVRSPYAHARITNIDRSSVEGLPGVVAVLTGEDVEAAGVGPIPVGWLLPDLKVPAHHAIARGEVNHVGDIVAAVIAETRAQAEDAAALLAVEYEALPSVALGSAALEQGSPQVHDDVPGNVAFRWEIGDEAALNEAFNRAYKTVKVKLRNHRLIPNAIEPRASLAQFTPASGEYLLYTTSQNPHIHRLILAAFVMGIPEHKLRVISPDVGGGFGSKIFQYQEEVIVMLASQKLGKPVKWAARRSESFVSDMQGRDHESEAELAVDENGKMLGLRVNTVANLGAYLTLFAPAVPTYLYGTLLNGVYKFPAIHAKVTGVVTNTIPVDAYRGAGRPEATYLLERTVDVMAHELGMDPAEFRRINFIQPGEFPYQTPVALVYDSGNYEPALDKALEMMHYRELREEQERRKGTNNILGVGLISFLEACGLAPSALVGQLGAQAGQWESSLVRVHPTGKVELYTGSHSHGQGHETAFPQIAADELQIPIEDIELIHGDTGRMPYGWGTYGSRSAAVGGSALKVALGKVKAKAKKIAAHLLEVSEEDIEHEGGVFRVKGAPSQQKTFFDVALMAYLAHSLPDGMEPGLEATAFYDPKNFVYPFGTHIAVVEIDTDTGKVKLRGYGSVDDCGPLINPLIVEGQVHGGIAQGAGQALWEEAAYDDDGNLLAGTFMEYAVPRADDLPNFQTGHTVTPSPHNPLGVKGIGEAGTIASTAAVANAVMDALWHEYGIKHLDMPYTSEKVWRAIREARGGMGQAADD
- a CDS encoding FAD binding domain-containing protein; protein product: MYPANFDYQKATSVAEALAMMAANPDVKVIAGGHSLLPAMKLRLAQPPALLDVWGIEELKGIRREGDWFVVGAMTTHADVLRSDLPLFPEVAYEVGDPMVRNRGTIGGSLAHADPSADYPAAALALGAEFVIRGPQGERVVPADQMFLGMFESAVQPGELLTHIRIPATVQASAYEKFKHPASHYAIVGVAVVRDANGQIRAAYTGAGEKAERLPTLEERLNSGQPVGTGLVDPGNLLGDRFASPEYRAHLVDVLAERAAARV
- a CDS encoding CoA-binding protein, with the protein product MTQLQQSRDVVRVLKENKVIAVVGFHHDPMKPAYYVPEYMHRQGYTIIPVNPALAARGQSFFGHRAVATLAEITVPVDVVEIFRRSDKVRDHLNDILNMRPPPKVVWMQLGIRDEATARTLTQHGIDVIQDRCMLADHRALL
- a CDS encoding FKBP-type peptidyl-prolyl cis-trans isomerase, translated to MNITQDKVVELDYVLKVDGEVVDRSEPGDPLVYLHGHSNIIPGLERALEGKKAGDSLHVTVQPEDGYGERDEDNVETLDRSDFDDEVEVGATYYAQAEDGSVLPFTVVGVEGDQVQVDFNPPLAGQVLNFDVTVRNVRDATPEELEHGHAHAAGMHEHE
- the glp gene encoding gephyrin-like molybdotransferase Glp, translating into MTSIRPDFPMHVSVQQARALLAALLPDPGTETVPLARARGRTLAADLQALVSHPSATESALDGIATREADTLTATPGAPVRLRVVGESRAGVPFVGTVGSGECVRIYTGAPLPSGTDAIGPVEQLRDDGPDHVLLARPASAADVRQEGGDFRVGEAVLRPGVLLTPARVALAAALGHAEVPVRRRPRVALLSTGDEVIEPGRPLRPGQVYDSNRYGLHAMLEECGCEVLPLGHAPDSPEALARAIEAAGGADVLLTSGGVSMGRYDFMRDLLLERGRVAFWKVRMRPGGPALLGGWNGLPVFGLPGNPVSSLVVFQVIVRPALTGQPVQTLRLRAATPFRGLPDKTAFWRGVLREGQVYDYGKQGSGVLRSLSDANALVVVPEGGAVQAGEEVEVILL
- a CDS encoding alpha/beta hydrolase; this translates as MTGTKSRWSVRPVHALTLLGCGLALASCSTTPTPAAETRAQDTRTFKAVEPTLASVPGATLYKGQYAGLQGPASYLIEVPDNWNGTLVMYAHGYAGTGENLTVGPPSIRQSLLSQGYAWAASSYSANYYDVRAGVEDTNALALAFGSLTGGKYAAPSKYLIMGVSMGGHIAGAAVEKETLDNERNKVNYAAALPLCGVMDEEYEFQWLGDYTLAAAQLAGLGAQSYPQSDYQAILPDIKAALFTDTSGPIWQENAGQGTKLREIARNLTGGNRPVFEQGFRLAAYQNAVFSTGGSDGTVNGILNKNYYGNVGVMYRWTTGATPTPAEVAFNNAILRVKADPNANAARPGGLRWIPRINGEFSVPVLTMHTLGDFYVPFAHQQKYRLAALANGNGDRLVQRAIRAAGHCEFTGPEIVEAFNDLVTWQKTGVKPAGDDVLTPATVADPNYGCRFTRGVRTGVAACPPTP
- the hemL gene encoding glutamate-1-semialdehyde 2,1-aminomutase; this translates as MTTQSLPSTTRSEALFARAKAVTPGGVNSPVRAFKSVGGTPRFIREAHGAYLTDVDGNRLLDYIGSWGPMILGHDHPAVREAVAAALTRGTSFGAPSDGEVRLAETVTRLTGVDRVRFVNSGTEATMSALRLARGFTGRKYIVKFRGNYHGHADGLLVEAGSGLLTNTEGTLGQAAPSSAGVPEEYARLTLVSEYNAPAALDALLAERGHEIAAVIFEPVVGNAGVLIPTPEFLAALHRVRDRGALLIVDEVMTGFRLSLRGATGLLGLTPDLTCWGKIIGGGLPVGAYGGRADVMDFVSPQGPVYQAGTLSGNPLAMAAGLATLEVLEGDPGIYTRLEAYTAELAAGLKAAAQRAGVPLSVNQIGSMLTAFHQEAPDGSIRTYTDAARSDTGAFAAWFQQMLGQGIYWAPSQFESIFVSAAHTGAELNATLDAAHTAYAYLGGNA